aaatataattatgaaaaattaacaagaataataaaaaaaaaaataaaaaataagttatgtcCCTTGTTAGTGTCTCCGTGTCTTTCTTGTCAAGATGgacacaaaatatactaatttagtGTCTCTAGACACATTATTTTTGTGCATGTCTCCTCTGCCAAACACAATTTTGTATCTCAGTATCTATGTCTCAGTGTCTTGTCCATGTAAACAAACACAgcttatttcttctttcttgccTATATGAAATCTTCGAGGGACACCAAGAAATGTTTAGTGTATATATAAATTCACATTACAAGAATAAATTAGATGTAGATGAAAATGATATAAAGTGGCATATAAATGAACCTATAATTTCAATATTTTCCAAGAATCCCAACTAACAGCAGTTAACTCAATTGAATATAATACATTTTAATTGGTTGGTTCATGATAGGAATGATGACCACAGCTTGAAGACAAGTCATTAGAAATAATGAATAGAGTATCGGCTGCAAAAACATGCAATAAAAGAAACCTAACAAAACCAACTAGTCAAtcttaatttgaaattttgaatttagaaaaaaaaaggggttaaatataattttggtCCCAACGtaagattaaaaatttatttcgtcctTCGTCTTTTTTTCGCTCAAAAATGGTCCCCAAAGtttcagtttattttaaaatcgtcctttttaccaattatattttttttattaccaaattaccctttattaaaaaaattttaaaataaaataaatataaaataaataaaaaaaaagaaaaaaaaagcaatataATTGCCGCCGCACCGCCGCCcgccgcttcttcttcttcttcttgccgCCGCACCGCCGcccgtttcttcttcttcttcttcccgcCGACACCACCGCTGCACCGCtgccgcttcttcttcttcttctatgaattctgtgaatttgattttttgtgaaatttctgGATTTGTTGTGTAATTTTTTGTggaatattgttgttgttgaaatttgattttggaggattgttgttgctgattctgggttcttgatgatgatgattctgattttttgttttgatgaggatgatgacgatgatgttgattttttgagttttggTTGGTGTGATGGATGGTGATGGAGTGGCAGTAGGTGgggggtggtggtggtggtggtagttctgagttcttatgatgatgatgatgatgatggtggtggtggtgggtgATGGGTGGTGGGTGGTGGTGGTTGAGGTGGTGCTGGTGCTTTGCATGATTTTGGGGAAGAAGGGATAGGAGTATTTTGGTccgaaggacgattttaaaacaaactgaaattTAGGGAACCATTTTGGAGCGAAAAAAAGGCGAgggacgaaaaaaattttcagcccCTACGTTAGGgatcaaaatcatacttaacccaaaaaaaaatgtGCCACTCATGTGAATTAGTAGTAAGACTCTGTGTTTGTTGATAGAGACAGGACATAGGAACATGGACATAGAGACACAAAATCGTGTTTGGTAGAAAAGATATGGACAGAAACAATGTGTCAagagacactgaattagtgtattttgtgtccatcttGACGGAGACACTAACAagagacacaacttatttttcattttttcttttattattcttattaaattttcataattatatttttattattatatttttcatctcaaattttttgaatgaaaaaaaataagaataaattagatttttataatttgttctaatttatcatcaaacaaaataaaaaaacacaaaattttgtgtctctatccATCAATATCTTGTCCGATCCTATTTTCATAAACAAATACGCCTTAAGAGACATTCATTCTAGAAAACACATGATTGATGCAAAAACATGGTTTCATATTGTGATAAGGTCAAGTTAGAATTCTAAGTTGGTAAGGTCACTTGTAAATCAAGAGTGTAGACAAGTGAGAAAATTGGCCACATATCATATCTTTCTTAATctcttcttatccaaaacctaATTGCCAACCATACACATATAAAGTCAAGTGGTCCACCTCAGGCTTACGTGTCTCCATGTATGTGGTTACCACTTAAATCAAATCCATTCAAGCTCTTGTAGATCATGTATCCTTAAATATGAAAtacttatatattaatatatgttTTAAGAACACTTCTAACTATACTGATATTGTAAAGCTTTGGAGTATAAGCCTAGATGGGGTCATACTCATACACTCATAACATATAGTAAAAAGACAAAAGACAAATCCCCACGTCAAAGAAGATCCTATTTGGTTGTCAAACATTTTTAGACACTGGTAATACGAGAGAGATTTTGTCCTTTGATGCATGTCAATTTGCAATTAGATCTATGCTAAGGTCAGATCTACGTTCCTGGCACATGCTTCACTCTTCCCTTGATCAGAACACTTTGTTACACTCTTCCCTTGATCAGAACACTTTGTTATCTTACAACCATGCTAGCCGTTACTATAAACTAcccattgaaaataaattaaacaatacatgtatttatatttaaatatgactgattttaatatacaaataatatttttgattattttatcccaaagtttttattatctttattttgatttaaggAAAATAAAGGGTTAACTCGTGAATCAACTTCCATTAGTAGTGTTGTTTGATTGTGTTCTCTAGGATCATGTATATTGTATAGTACTATTCATTTCTGATTTTATATGTAACCTGTAAGATAACAAACGAAAACGGGTACTAGCTAGTAAATATTCTTAGAACACGCATTAAATATGATCAGAGGCGTACAAAAAAATGGCATTAATACAATGTAATACAAGACTACCAACATTGATCTGTTTCCCACTTCCTCCCTTGTTGAGAAAATGATTGGTATGTTGCTGACATAGAAGCTGAAGTAGCCATGTTTGATGAAGATCTCATCATGACCTTGTGTCCATAAGTTTCTCTATCATACTTAGCTCTCTTATCTGGGTCTGAAAGTGTTGAATAAGCTGAATGGATCTTCATGAACATGTTGGCCGAGCTTTCCTTCTGATTCATGGCCACAACATCAGGGTGGCATGTTCTTGCTAGCTTTCTGTATGCAGCTTTTATCTCATGCCCGCTTGCTCCCATTGAAATCCCAAGCACCTCATATAGTGAAGCCATAACACAAACAGAGTCCTCTGTTTTCAGTTAtgcttttaatttctttaacaAGAATACAACACTTTGGTAAGAAAACGGAACACTCTTGAGGGTATACACTATAGAGATTGAAAATGGATAAGGTTTGAGGAGTAACATATGCTATGTCTCATTAtatagagaagaagagaagtaaCATATTTCATTGCCTTTattcttgatattttatttcACTTTTGACTGTAGTAATTTAATAATACTCTCTCTTATTTACTTTCGTGTTGTGTTTTTAATATTAATGTACAGAAAAGAAAACGTATATATTATGAAATATTTAAGAATTTCTTTATTAGATGTCTCAGAAATCAGAATCTTAATTGTTGTGAGTTGTGAATGGCTGAGTGTGGATGAGGTTGCATCCATGTCAGtgtatgttttgttttgtttattgaTTCTGTTTAGTGCTGAGTCAGCATACTGTCTTCAAATGGATAGGGTTTGCGCTTTTGCATCATTTCAGGTGGACCTATTTTTCTTGTCCCCAAAATCCTATTGAGAAATAGAGGTtactttttcttatattttttttggtttaatttgAAGTTTTCAGCACCCTTTTCCCCTGAAATTTTGGGGGTATGATTTAGCTTAACAAATGTAAAATCGTCTTTACTTGTCACATGTTAGTCTTTATCTGAAATTTCTTCAACATTCATATGATCATATCGAAATTCTTTTTCTGCCCAATAAGATTATGTTTATAGACCATGGTTAAgagttttgttttttaaatatggAATTaccattcataaaaaaattaagtgcCGAAAAAAATTTCTCTCCAAATGCTGAAAATGttttttattgcattttttaatttttgttagactTGATGTAAGACATTTCCATATTTGTAATTATGGCTCAACACTTATATATGATATTGGGCTAAAGATTTAATAATGCAATAGCAATAATCAAATGtaattgaaggagaagagaataGTGCCAGCACATGCACTTAGCAAGATAATGAATCAACATCAAACACAATTATGATTGATATACCAAACAAAACACAATTATGTCCTCTTCTAATGCTGCCACTAATGACAATTTGACCTTTTTCTTTAAGTATGTTTTTGTCTGACAGATCTTAAAAGCAGTGGTCTTCCACAACAtctaatgtatttttattattggcaCAACAAAAACTATTTCTATTGTTCATCATTTTACTGTATTTTTTCCCCATAAATTCCTCAAGTTATCAACTCTTTCTAAGCTGTTGTCTCATGTTACTTCGTTTGGTTCCCTCCCTCTATTTTCTGTTCTTGTCAGCCATATACGCATTGGTCATAAATCCGTGACCTTAAAGTCAGATAGAGAGAACTCAACCATTGTTTCAAGGCAAAATAGCAAATATgcaaacttatttatttatgttttactGAATCACATATTTCATTAACTTTGGTGGACAATGTAAGAAATCTGATTTCTGAATGACCAGAATTGTGGTAGGCCTCGGGTCTTATCAGTAAGCAATAGGATAGAACAAGTTGGTTGAATATCAAATATCAAACTGTACTTCGATAGTTATCAGGGGCTGAGAGAAAATGGATTGAATCTTAGcctcttttaattttactttcaattttgaatttaattgaaaTACAATGAGCTGAAATCTTTTGTCTTTAGAAGTTGAAACTTCATTTTCAAAgtgtgaatttttgaaaatagattCAGATTTGTTATAATACTCCAACCCGACCTTTTTAAAAAGAAGTATTTGACTAGCtaacaatttatttaaatttgtagaactttgagtaaatttagttaaatcttgttttttattcttaatatctTTATACAACCTTTCATTCTCTTTAATATAATTCCAATAAGCAATCGCAGAATATTTTCCATcaagattttttatttgaaatttaagcTCTTGTTTTCTTCAACAAGATCAACAGTAATTTCATCTTCTCTTAATGTATCTTTGAAAAAAGTATTTTCAGCCTTCAGGATatcatttttttagatttaaattcATGACATTGATTTagaaaatttcttattttctcagTGAGATCATCAATCATAAGATGGAGTTTTTCACtagaatgttaaaaaaaaattatttcattttgGTGGTTCTGGTCTGCCATCAAGCATGCTTGAGAGTTATGGACAGATTCATCATCCTCATTAGTGTTATTTTCCAGATCTTTTCAAGAGGCCATAAATTCCTTCTTCTTGTCCTTTCGAGACTTATCTTCTTTCTTCAGTTTCGGACATTCATATTTGTAGTGTCCATCTTCTCTGCAATTGTGGCGAATGACCTTATTTAAGtccttttt
The genomic region above belongs to Arachis duranensis cultivar V14167 chromosome 3, aradu.V14167.gnm2.J7QH, whole genome shotgun sequence and contains:
- the LOC107477115 gene encoding chaperone protein dnaJ 11, chloroplastic, which translates into the protein MASLYEVLGISMGASGHEIKAAYRKLARTCHPDVVAMNQKESSANMFMKIHSAYSTLSDPDKRAKYDRETYGHKVMMRSSSNMATSASMSATYQSFSQQGRKWETDQCW